The proteins below are encoded in one region of Pseudomonas putida S13.1.2:
- a CDS encoding gamma carbonic anhydrase family protein, which yields MAIRSFQQHTPKVGLRAFVDRSAVVLGDVEIGEDSSIWPMTVVRGDMHRIRIGARTSVQDASVLHITHAGPFNPDGFPLIIGDEVTIGHKVMLHGCTLGNRILVGMGSTIMDGAIVEDEVIIGAGSLVPPGKRLVSGYLYMGSPVKQARLLNDKERAFFSYSAGNYVKLKDQHLAEGYDQPE from the coding sequence ATGGCCATCCGAAGCTTCCAGCAACACACTCCGAAAGTTGGACTACGTGCCTTCGTCGACCGTTCGGCGGTGGTGCTGGGCGACGTGGAGATCGGTGAAGACAGCTCTATCTGGCCCATGACCGTGGTGCGCGGCGACATGCACCGCATCCGCATCGGTGCGCGCACCAGCGTGCAGGATGCCAGCGTGCTGCACATCACCCACGCCGGCCCGTTCAACCCGGACGGCTTCCCGCTGATCATCGGTGACGAGGTGACCATCGGTCACAAGGTGATGCTGCATGGCTGCACCCTGGGCAACCGCATCCTGGTCGGCATGGGCAGCACCATCATGGATGGCGCCATCGTCGAGGACGAAGTGATCATCGGTGCCGGCAGCCTGGTACCGCCGGGCAAACGCCTGGTCAGTGGTTACCTGTACATGGGCAGCCCGGTGAAACAGGCCCGGCTGCTGAACGACAAAGAGCGCGCGTTTTTCTCCTACAGCGCCGGCAATTACGTAAAGCTCAAGGACCAGCACCTGGCCGAAGGCTACGACCAACCGGAATGA
- a CDS encoding HAD family hydrolase — protein MQQQNILFDLDGTLTDPRLGITRSIQYALAKLGIDEPDLARLEHFIGPPLLQAFMQFYSFDEAKAWEAVNFYRERFRVTGLYENLVFQGVPELLEALNGQGRTLYIATSKPWEFAREIARHFAFDHHFKVIYGSELDGTRTNKVELIRHLLDEEGLDPAQTLMIGDRKHDLIGARSNGLQAVAVGYGFGSREELMAQEPAYHFATLAEMHQAFIKA, from the coding sequence ATGCAACAGCAAAACATCCTCTTCGACCTCGACGGCACCCTGACCGACCCCCGCCTGGGCATCACCCGCTCGATCCAGTATGCCCTGGCCAAGCTGGGCATCGACGAGCCGGACCTGGCACGCCTCGAACATTTCATCGGCCCACCCCTGCTGCAAGCCTTCATGCAGTTCTACAGCTTCGACGAAGCCAAGGCCTGGGAGGCGGTGAACTTTTACCGGGAGCGTTTCCGCGTCACCGGCCTGTACGAAAACCTGGTGTTCCAGGGCGTGCCGGAATTGCTTGAAGCCCTGAACGGGCAGGGCCGCACGCTGTACATCGCCACCTCCAAACCGTGGGAATTCGCCCGCGAAATCGCCCGGCACTTCGCCTTTGACCACCACTTCAAGGTGATCTACGGCAGCGAACTGGACGGCACGCGCACCAACAAGGTCGAGCTGATTCGCCACCTGCTGGATGAAGAAGGGCTGGACCCGGCGCAAACCCTGATGATCGGGGACCGCAAGCATGACCTGATCGGCGCGCGCAGCAATGGCTTGCAGGCGGTGGCGGTGGGGTATGGGTTTGGTAGCCGGGAAGAGCTGATGGCGCAAGAGCCGGCCTACCACTTTGCGACCTTGGCCGAGATGCATCAGGCATTCATCAAGGCTTGA
- a CDS encoding aminopeptidase, which yields MQRSGPGALDRVFTRLVPLLGALLLNGCSSVAYYGQLAEGQLQLLRARQPVGQVLADPATSPQLRSRLAHAEQARVFASEQLKLPDNRSYRVYADIARPYVVWNVFATPELSLQPVTHCFPIAGCVAYRGYYQQGAARGAAALMRQEGLDVYLGGVEAYSTLGWFDDPILSSMVGWGDERLATLIFHELAHQRFYVQDDTEFNESFASFVEQEGTRQWRAARGLAAVGEEQGQQRDQFIRLVLASRERLQAIYAGPLDDAHKRLAKQAEFERLRREYRQVRDGQWGGDKRYDAWMYGPMNNAKLLPFGLYDQWVPAFAAVFREVGGDWLRFYQRVEQLGRLPIEERKAALQRLMVSL from the coding sequence ATGCAGCGCTCAGGCCCTGGGGCACTCGACCGCGTTTTCACCCGTTTGGTTCCCCTGCTGGGGGCGCTCCTGCTGAACGGTTGCAGCAGCGTGGCCTACTATGGGCAGCTGGCCGAGGGCCAATTGCAGCTGCTGCGTGCGCGACAGCCAGTCGGGCAGGTGCTGGCCGACCCGGCCACGTCACCGCAGTTACGCTCGCGCTTGGCGCACGCCGAACAGGCGCGGGTGTTCGCCAGCGAGCAGTTGAAACTGCCGGACAACCGTAGTTACCGGGTTTATGCCGACATAGCCCGGCCTTATGTGGTGTGGAATGTGTTCGCCACGCCCGAGTTGTCGTTGCAGCCGGTTACGCACTGTTTCCCAATTGCGGGGTGCGTGGCGTATCGCGGCTATTACCAGCAAGGTGCGGCGCGAGGTGCGGCGGCGTTGATGCGCCAGGAAGGCCTGGATGTGTATCTGGGCGGCGTGGAGGCTTATTCGACCCTGGGCTGGTTCGACGATCCGATCCTGTCGTCGATGGTGGGTTGGGGTGATGAACGCCTGGCGACGTTGATTTTTCACGAACTCGCTCACCAGCGCTTCTATGTGCAGGACGATACCGAGTTCAACGAATCGTTTGCCTCCTTTGTCGAGCAGGAAGGCACCCGGCAATGGCGTGCAGCGCGTGGGCTTGCCGCTGTTGGCGAGGAGCAGGGGCAGCAGCGTGACCAGTTCATCCGGCTGGTGCTGGCCAGCCGCGAGCGGTTGCAGGCGATATATGCCGGGCCGCTGGACGATGCCCACAAGCGGCTGGCCAAGCAGGCCGAGTTTGAGCGTTTGAGGCGTGAGTACCGGCAGGTGCGTGATGGCCAGTGGGGCGGGGACAAGCGCTATGACGCCTGGATGTATGGGCCGATGAATAATGCCAAGTTGTTGCCGTTTGGGCTGTATGACCAGTGGGTGCCGGCGTTTGCGGCGGTGTTTCGTGAGGTGGGTGGGGATTGGCTTCGGTTTTACCAGCGGGTCGAGCAGTTGGGGCGGTTGCCGATTGAAGAAAGGAAAGCGGCGCTGCAGCGTCTGATGGTCAGCCTGTGA
- a CDS encoding DUF1161 domain-containing protein — protein MIRVAIAVLASLVATSTLAAVKPCEELKAEIEAKIQAQGVPSYTLEIVPNSEVKDQNMVVGTCDGGTKKIIYQKNDR, from the coding sequence ATGATTCGCGTAGCAATCGCCGTGTTGGCTTCCCTGGTCGCCACGTCCACGTTGGCGGCGGTCAAGCCGTGCGAGGAGCTCAAAGCCGAGATCGAGGCCAAGATCCAGGCTCAGGGTGTGCCGTCCTACACCCTGGAGATCGTGCCCAACAGTGAGGTCAAGGACCAGAATATGGTCGTCGGCACTTGCGATGGCGGGACGAAGAAGATCATTTACCAGAAGAATGATCGGTAA
- a CDS encoding OsmC family protein: MKKTASAIWQGGLKDGKGLLSTESGALKQNPYGFNTRFEGTPGTNPEELIGAAHAGCFSMALSMMLGEAGLTADRIDTAAEVTLDKLPDGFAITAVHLVLRAKVPGASEAQFLEIANKAKEGCPVSKVLNAKISLDAALVG; this comes from the coding sequence ATGAAAAAGACAGCATCGGCGATCTGGCAAGGTGGCTTGAAGGATGGCAAGGGCCTGCTTTCTACCGAAAGCGGCGCGCTCAAGCAGAACCCGTATGGCTTCAACACCCGTTTCGAGGGCACGCCCGGCACCAACCCGGAGGAGCTGATTGGCGCCGCGCATGCCGGCTGTTTCTCGATGGCGTTGTCGATGATGCTCGGTGAAGCAGGGCTGACTGCGGACCGGATCGACACCGCTGCCGAGGTGACGCTCGACAAGCTGCCGGATGGTTTTGCCATTACGGCCGTGCATCTGGTGCTCCGGGCCAAGGTACCGGGGGCAAGCGAGGCGCAGTTCCTGGAAATTGCCAACAAGGCCAAGGAAGGGTGCCCGGTGTCCAAGGTGCTGAACGCAAAAATCAGCCTGGATGCGGCGTTGGTGGGCTGA
- a CDS encoding LLM class flavin-dependent oxidoreductase has product MTQLRDLKISTLDLVPVRADAGPAQSLRNSLDLAQHVERFGYNRFWVAEHHNMDGIASSATSVLIGYLAGGTSTIRVGSGGVMLPNHAPLVIAEQFGTLASLYPGRIDLGLGRAPGSDQMTAYALRRDRAGGPDDFPDDVEELSRYLGPRTDDQKVIAVPGHDTDVPMWLLGSSLFSAQLAGMRGMPYAFASHFAPRYMHEAIRVYRNHFKPSTTLDKPYVMLGIPMVVAETDEKAEYLATSVYQRILALIRGQSLMQKPPVESMDGLWLPHERDTVGSFLGLAMIGSPQKVRAKVEVLLEQTGADELIFTCDLYEHADRIRSYELLAQALKTE; this is encoded by the coding sequence ATGACGCAGCTGCGTGACCTGAAAATATCCACCCTCGACCTGGTGCCCGTGCGCGCCGACGCCGGCCCGGCGCAGTCGCTGCGCAACTCGCTGGACCTGGCGCAACACGTCGAACGTTTTGGCTACAACCGCTTCTGGGTGGCGGAGCACCACAACATGGACGGCATCGCCAGTTCGGCGACGTCGGTGCTGATTGGCTACCTGGCCGGTGGCACTTCGACCATTCGCGTGGGCTCTGGCGGGGTGATGCTGCCCAACCACGCGCCACTGGTGATCGCCGAGCAGTTCGGCACCCTGGCCAGCCTGTACCCGGGGCGTATCGACCTGGGCCTGGGCCGTGCGCCGGGCTCGGACCAGATGACGGCCTACGCCCTGCGCCGCGACCGCGCTGGCGGCCCGGATGACTTCCCGGACGATGTCGAGGAACTGTCGCGCTACCTCGGCCCACGTACCGATGATCAAAAAGTGATCGCCGTGCCGGGGCACGACACTGACGTGCCGATGTGGCTGCTCGGTTCCAGCCTGTTCAGCGCCCAGCTGGCGGGCATGCGCGGCATGCCCTATGCCTTTGCTTCGCACTTTGCGCCGCGCTACATGCACGAGGCCATTCGCGTGTACCGCAACCACTTCAAGCCATCGACCACGCTGGACAAGCCGTATGTGATGCTGGGCATCCCCATGGTGGTGGCCGAAACCGACGAAAAGGCCGAATACCTGGCCACCTCGGTGTACCAGCGCATCCTGGCGCTGATTCGCGGCCAAAGCCTGATGCAGAAGCCGCCGGTAGAGAGCATGGACGGGCTGTGGTTGCCCCATGAGCGGGATACGGTAGGCAGTTTCCTGGGCCTGGCGATGATCGGCAGCCCGCAAAAGGTAAGGGCCAAGGTGGAGGTGCTGCTGGAGCAGACCGGGGCGGACGAACTGATCTTTACCTGTGACCTGTATGAGCATGCGGACCGCATCCGGTCCTATGAGCTGTTGGCGCAGGCCCTCAAGACTGAGTGA
- a CDS encoding DUF1161 domain-containing protein translates to MNKLILALGLMTLAGGALAAGKPCEELKAEIAAKLDAKGVTGYKLEVVNKGDPAGKVVGSCEAGTKEIVYRRG, encoded by the coding sequence ATGAACAAACTGATTCTGGCGCTTGGCCTGATGACACTGGCCGGTGGTGCGCTGGCGGCGGGCAAGCCGTGCGAAGAGCTGAAGGCGGAGATTGCCGCCAAGCTCGATGCCAAAGGGGTTACTGGCTACAAGCTGGAGGTCGTCAACAAGGGCGATCCGGCCGGCAAGGTGGTTGGTAGCTGTGAGGCGGGTACCAAGGAAATTGTCTACCGCCGCGGTTGA
- a CDS encoding dodecin — protein MTDHHTYKKIELVGSSPTSIEDAINNALAEAGKSIKHLEWFEVVDTRGHIEGNKAAHFQVTLKVGFRIANS, from the coding sequence ATGACTGACCATCACACGTACAAGAAGATCGAGCTGGTGGGATCCTCGCCAACCAGCATCGAAGACGCCATCAACAATGCCCTCGCCGAAGCCGGCAAGAGCATCAAGCACCTGGAATGGTTTGAAGTGGTCGATACCCGTGGGCATATTGAAGGCAACAAGGCCGCGCATTTTCAGGTCACGCTGAAGGTGGGCTTTCGTATCGCCAATAGCTGA
- a CDS encoding DUF883 family protein, which produces MHRNSLRKTSLESMEAEIESLLKSLENLKHDASEESQKSVKAIRSNAESALKHSRSLLSDAYEEVKTRTRQTGIATRDYAQEHPVTTAGVAIGAIGLLAAYLLTRRN; this is translated from the coding sequence ATGCACCGCAACTCGCTGCGTAAAACATCCCTGGAAAGCATGGAAGCGGAGATCGAGAGCCTTCTGAAAAGCCTGGAAAACCTCAAGCATGACGCCTCGGAAGAGTCCCAGAAGTCGGTGAAGGCAATCCGCAGCAACGCCGAAAGTGCGCTGAAACACTCGCGTAGCCTGCTCAGCGATGCTTACGAGGAAGTGAAAACCCGCACCCGCCAGACCGGCATTGCTACCCGTGATTATGCACAGGAGCACCCGGTGACCACGGCAGGCGTGGCGATTGGCGCCATCGGTCTGCTGGCGGCCTATCTCTTGACCCGTCGCAACTAA
- a CDS encoding LysR family transcriptional regulator, with protein MAHDLPPLNALRAFEATARLNSVSQAAEALHVTHGAVSRQIKVLEEHLGVALFVKDGRGIKLTDAGVRLRDASGEAFDRLRSVCAELSRDVSEAPFVLGCSGSLLARWFIPRLGRLKAELPELRLHLSAGEGDLDPRRPGLDALLVFAEPPWPADMQVHVLAEERIGPVLSPHFAGFDRLRDAPASALLDEALLHTTSRPQAWPTWVGQQGLDPAGLQYGQAFEHLYYLLEAAVAGLGVAIAPQPLVADDLRAGRLSAPWGFSPTRAALALWVPRRAADGRAEQLAQWLRGELERQAG; from the coding sequence ATGGCCCACGACCTCCCTCCCCTGAATGCCCTGCGCGCCTTTGAGGCTACCGCCAGGCTTAACAGCGTTAGCCAGGCGGCTGAAGCGCTGCATGTTACCCATGGCGCTGTCAGCCGGCAGATCAAGGTGCTGGAGGAGCACCTGGGGGTGGCGCTTTTCGTCAAGGACGGGCGCGGCATCAAACTCACAGATGCCGGTGTGCGTCTGCGCGATGCCAGCGGTGAGGCCTTCGACCGGCTGCGCAGCGTATGTGCCGAACTCAGCCGCGATGTCAGCGAGGCGCCGTTTGTGCTGGGCTGCTCGGGCAGCCTGTTGGCACGTTGGTTTATCCCCAGGCTGGGGCGTCTGAAGGCGGAATTGCCCGAACTGCGCCTGCACTTGTCAGCAGGTGAAGGTGACCTCGACCCGCGTCGGCCAGGGCTCGATGCCTTGCTGGTATTCGCTGAACCCCCCTGGCCGGCGGATATGCAGGTGCATGTGCTGGCCGAGGAGCGTATCGGGCCGGTACTCAGCCCGCATTTTGCCGGCTTCGATCGCTTGCGCGACGCGCCCGCCAGTGCCCTGCTGGACGAGGCCCTTTTGCACACCACCTCACGGCCACAAGCATGGCCGACATGGGTTGGGCAACAGGGATTGGACCCGGCCGGGTTGCAGTACGGCCAGGCGTTCGAGCATTTGTACTATTTGCTGGAGGCTGCGGTTGCAGGCCTTGGCGTGGCCATCGCGCCACAGCCATTGGTGGCTGATGACTTGCGGGCCGGGCGTCTCAGCGCGCCGTGGGGCTTTTCACCTACCCGGGCAGCGCTGGCGTTGTGGGTGCCCCGGCGCGCCGCAGATGGGCGCGCCGAGCAGTTGGCGCAGTGGCTGCGCGGTGAATTGGAACGCCAGGCGGGTTAG
- the trpB gene encoding tryptophan synthase subunit beta: MTQSQYRPGPDANGLFGSFGGRYVAETLMPLVLDLAREYEAAKADPKFLEELAYFQRDYIGRPNPLYFAERLTEHCGGAKIFFKREELNHTGAHKVNNCIGQVLLAKRMGKKRLIAETGAGMHGVATATVAARFGLPCVIYMGATDIERQQANVFRMKLLGAEIVPVTAGTGTLKDAMNEALRDWVTNVEDTFYLIGTVAGPHPYPAMVRDFQSIIGKETRAQLQEKEGRLPDSLVACVGGGSNAMGLFHEFLEEQSVQIIGVEAGGHGVHTDKHAASLNGGVPGVLHGNRTYLLQDADGQITDAHSISAGLDYPGIGPEHAYLHEVKRVEYVSITDDEALDAFHATCRLEGIIPALESSHALAEAIKRAPKLPKDHLMVVCLSGRGDKDMQTVMNHMAAQEKQA; this comes from the coding sequence ATGACCCAGTCCCAATACCGCCCCGGCCCCGACGCCAATGGCCTGTTCGGCTCGTTCGGTGGCCGCTACGTGGCCGAAACCCTGATGCCACTGGTGCTGGACCTGGCCCGCGAATACGAAGCGGCCAAGGCAGACCCCAAGTTCCTCGAAGAGCTGGCTTACTTCCAGCGCGACTACATCGGCCGCCCCAACCCGCTGTACTTCGCCGAGCGCCTGACCGAGCACTGCGGCGGCGCCAAGATCTTCTTCAAGCGTGAAGAGCTCAACCACACCGGCGCGCACAAGGTGAACAACTGCATCGGCCAGGTGCTGCTGGCCAAGCGCATGGGCAAGAAGCGCCTGATTGCCGAAACCGGCGCCGGCATGCACGGCGTGGCCACCGCCACCGTCGCTGCCCGCTTCGGCCTGCCGTGCGTGATCTACATGGGCGCCACCGACATCGAGCGCCAACAGGCCAACGTGTTCCGCATGAAGCTGCTGGGCGCCGAAATCGTCCCGGTTACCGCCGGTACCGGCACCCTGAAAGACGCCATGAACGAAGCCCTGCGCGACTGGGTCACCAACGTCGAAGACACCTTCTACCTGATCGGTACCGTGGCCGGCCCACACCCGTACCCGGCCATGGTCCGCGACTTCCAGTCGATCATCGGCAAGGAAACCCGCGCCCAGCTGCAAGAGAAGGAAGGCCGCCTGCCAGACAGCCTGGTTGCCTGCGTCGGTGGTGGTTCCAACGCCATGGGCCTGTTCCATGAGTTTCTCGAAGAGCAAAGCGTGCAGATCATCGGCGTCGAAGCCGGTGGCCACGGCGTGCACACCGACAAGCACGCTGCCAGCCTGAACGGCGGCGTACCGGGCGTACTGCACGGCAACCGCACCTACCTGCTGCAAGATGCAGACGGCCAGATCACCGACGCCCACTCGATTTCCGCAGGCCTCGACTACCCGGGCATCGGCCCGGAGCACGCCTACCTGCACGAAGTGAAGCGCGTCGAGTACGTCAGCATTACCGATGACGAAGCGCTGGATGCGTTCCACGCCACCTGCCGCCTGGAAGGCATCATCCCGGCGCTGGAAAGCTCCCACGCCCTGGCCGAAGCGATCAAGCGCGCGCCGAAACTGCCCAAGGACCACCTGATGGTGGTGTGCCTGTCGGGCCGCGGCGACAAAGACATGCAAACCGTCATGAACCACATGGCCGCCCAGGAGAAACAGGCATGA
- the trpA gene encoding tryptophan synthase subunit alpha, whose amino-acid sequence MSRLEQRFAELKAEGRSALVTFVTAGDPGYDASLQILKGLPAAGADVIELGMPFTDPMADGVAIQLATLRALEAGQTLAKTLQMVREFRVDNQTTPIVLMGYYNPIHRFGVDAFVAEAKEAGVDGLIIVDLPPEHDAELATPAQAAGIDFIRLTTPTTDDARLPRVLERSSGFVYYVSVAGVTGAGSATTEHVTEAIARLRRHTDLPISVGFGIRTPEQAANIARLADGVVVGSALVDKIAQAKSADQAVNDVLSLCSALAERVRSARN is encoded by the coding sequence ATGAGCCGTCTTGAACAACGCTTCGCCGAACTGAAGGCCGAAGGCCGTTCGGCACTGGTCACCTTCGTCACCGCAGGCGACCCGGGCTACGACGCCTCGCTGCAGATCCTCAAGGGGCTGCCGGCAGCCGGTGCCGACGTGATCGAACTGGGCATGCCGTTCACCGACCCGATGGCCGATGGTGTGGCCATTCAGCTGGCCACCCTGCGCGCCCTGGAAGCTGGCCAGACCTTGGCCAAAACCCTGCAGATGGTTCGCGAATTCCGTGTGGATAACCAGACCACGCCAATCGTGCTGATGGGCTACTACAACCCGATCCACCGCTTTGGCGTGGATGCGTTCGTGGCTGAAGCCAAGGAAGCAGGTGTCGATGGCCTGATCATCGTCGACCTGCCGCCAGAGCACGACGCCGAACTGGCTACGCCGGCCCAGGCTGCAGGCATCGACTTCATCCGCCTGACCACCCCGACCACCGACGATGCGCGCCTGCCGCGCGTGCTGGAGCGCAGCTCCGGGTTTGTGTACTACGTGTCGGTGGCCGGAGTGACCGGTGCCGGCTCGGCGACCACCGAGCACGTGACCGAGGCCATTGCCCGCCTGCGCCGGCACACCGATCTGCCGATCAGCGTTGGTTTTGGCATTCGTACCCCGGAGCAGGCTGCGAACATCGCTCGCCTGGCGGATGGTGTGGTGGTGGGCTCGGCGCTGGTCGACAAGATTGCCCAGGCCAAGAGTGCCGATCAGGCAGTGAATGATGTACTCAGCCTGTGCTCGGCACTGGCTGAACGGGTGCGCTCAGCTCGCAATTGA
- a CDS encoding DOPA 4,5-dioxygenase family protein codes for MQRIKGYHAHVYYDAATMEQARELCEEAARLFPVTMGRMHQKPVGPHPDWSCQLAFGPEVVGVVLPWLALYRKGLVVFMHPETGDELADHRDHAIWMGAVRPLKLSIFGG; via the coding sequence GTGCAAAGGATCAAGGGTTACCACGCCCACGTTTATTACGACGCAGCGACCATGGAACAGGCCCGCGAACTGTGCGAGGAGGCGGCGCGGCTGTTTCCCGTGACCATGGGGCGCATGCATCAGAAGCCGGTTGGGCCGCACCCGGACTGGAGTTGCCAGCTGGCGTTCGGGCCTGAAGTGGTAGGGGTGGTTTTGCCTTGGTTGGCGCTGTACCGCAAGGGCCTGGTGGTGTTCATGCACCCGGAAACCGGGGATGAACTGGCGGACCACCGGGATCATGCGATCTGGATGGGGGCCGTGCGGCCATTGAAGCTGTCGATTTTTGGTGGGTAG
- a CDS encoding NAD(P)H-binding protein, whose amino-acid sequence MKNAETPVFKLVLFGPESSLGNALMAELLSRQHEVTAVVDDLNRHTARPGLHFKIGGLDDADQAEQGAAGGSAVIALLSALAPGDLPGQARLSEALVAGLERTTIRRLLLVGDFAVLDEPAKYSEAERECVDQVVDGLQRCALHWTLINTPQALPDEGWARVAAGMADMLELDLHRGEHLNFVV is encoded by the coding sequence GTGAAAAACGCCGAAACCCCAGTGTTCAAACTGGTCCTGTTCGGGCCTGAAAGCAGCCTGGGCAACGCCCTGATGGCCGAGCTGCTGTCGCGCCAGCACGAAGTCACCGCCGTGGTCGATGACCTGAACCGCCACACCGCACGCCCGGGCCTGCACTTCAAGATAGGCGGGCTGGACGATGCCGACCAGGCAGAGCAGGGCGCGGCAGGCGGCTCGGCGGTGATTGCCCTGTTGTCTGCGCTGGCGCCAGGTGACTTGCCCGGGCAAGCACGGCTGAGCGAGGCGCTGGTGGCGGGGCTTGAGCGTACGACTATACGCCGGCTGTTGCTGGTGGGCGATTTCGCTGTGCTGGATGAGCCGGCCAAGTACAGCGAGGCAGAGCGCGAATGTGTGGACCAGGTGGTTGATGGGTTGCAGCGCTGTGCTTTGCACTGGACCTTGATCAATACGCCGCAGGCGTTGCCCGATGAAGGGTGGGCACGCGTGGCGGCGGGGATGGCGGATATGCTGGAGCTGGACCTGCACCGGGGCGAGCATCTGAACTTCGTGGTCTAG
- a CDS encoding choline sulfate utilization transcriptional regulator: protein MFEHLSELSLDTLRVFEAAARLRGFTAAALELGTTQPAVSQQVKRLEAQLGTRLFDRIYRGIELTEAGLLLFEQVHQGLQAMDDGIGQASGRGQREVLQVATDFAFAAFWLMPRLQRFHEAYPQVDVSLVTGERSQGMLRPDIDVAVLFGDGRFHQGESRWLFDEEVFPVCSPRLTDGKPLSAVALQRLPLLHLKGEQASRWFDWAGVFRGFGVASPPPAGQLRFDNYTLLIQAAIAGQGVAIGWGHLVDGLVEQGLLCRPLEGSLRSQRGYYAVLPPRKRRGALIERFVGWLEDERSL, encoded by the coding sequence ATGTTTGAGCACCTTTCCGAGCTGTCGCTGGATACCTTGCGTGTGTTCGAAGCCGCGGCACGGCTGCGGGGTTTTACCGCGGCGGCGCTGGAGCTGGGTACCACGCAGCCGGCAGTGAGCCAACAGGTGAAACGCCTTGAAGCCCAGCTTGGCACGCGCCTGTTCGACCGTATTTATCGGGGCATCGAGCTCACCGAGGCCGGCCTGCTGTTGTTCGAACAGGTGCACCAGGGCTTGCAAGCCATGGATGACGGCATTGGCCAAGCCAGCGGGCGCGGCCAGCGCGAAGTGCTGCAGGTGGCCACCGACTTTGCCTTTGCGGCCTTCTGGCTGATGCCCAGGCTGCAACGCTTTCACGAGGCTTATCCACAGGTGGATGTGAGCCTGGTGACCGGTGAACGCAGCCAGGGGATGTTGCGCCCGGACATCGATGTGGCGGTGCTGTTTGGCGATGGGCGCTTTCACCAGGGTGAAAGCCGCTGGCTGTTCGATGAGGAAGTCTTCCCGGTGTGCAGCCCCCGCCTGACGGATGGCAAACCCTTGTCAGCCGTGGCTTTGCAACGTTTGCCCTTGCTGCATTTGAAGGGCGAGCAGGCCAGCCGCTGGTTTGACTGGGCGGGTGTGTTTCGCGGGTTTGGCGTGGCCAGCCCACCGCCTGCGGGGCAGTTGCGGTTCGACAACTATACGTTGCTGATTCAGGCAGCGATTGCAGGGCAAGGGGTGGCGATTGGCTGGGGGCATCTGGTGGATGGGTTGGTAGAGCAAGGGCTGCTGTGCCGGCCGCTGGAGGGGAGTTTGCGCTCGCAGCGCGGGTATTACGCGGTGCTGCCGCCGCGCAAGCGGCGTGGGGCGCTGATCGAGCGGTTTGTGGGTTGGCTGGAGGATGAGCGCAGCCTTTGA